In Haliotis asinina isolate JCU_RB_2024 chromosome 11, JCU_Hal_asi_v2, whole genome shotgun sequence, the genomic stretch CAGGAGCTTAACCGTACTACGGCGAACACAAACCCAGCCAATCAGGACCGCTGATTATAGACCAATCACTGGCTTCCCCGCGCAAGTCCGACTTCAAGAGAGCGAGCAGTAGACTTGTGCGACTCAGTTTCACTTGTGAATCGAGATGGCACGTACAAAGCAGACAGCCCGTAAATCCACCGGAGGAAAGGCTCCCCGTAAACAACTGGCCACCAAGGCCGCTCGTAAGAGCGCCCCGGCTACCGGAGGTGTAAAGAAACCTCACAGATACAGGCCCGGTACCGTCGCTCTTCGTGAGATCCGTCGTTACCAGAAGAGCACTGAGCTTTTGATCAGAAAGCTCCCCTTCCAGCGTCTGGTCCGTGAAATCGCCCAGGACTTCAAGACTGACCTTCGTTTCCAGTCTTCGGCCGTCATGGCTCTGCAGGAGGCTTCTGAGGCTTACCTTGTCGGTCTGTTTGAGGACACCAACTTGTGCGCCATCCACGCCAAGCGTGTCACCATCATGCCCAAGGACATCCAGCTGGCCCGCCGTATCCGTGGGGAGAGAGCTTAAACAGCAGTCTGCTCACAACCTTCataacggtccttttcaggaccaccaaatgtcacaaaagaatgcttgatCACATGATGAAAATGCTTACCAACAACACCAGCTATATGAATACTTATGGTTGTAATTAtagtaacaataataataataataataataataataataataataacaaccaCGATCAACATCACCACACAATCGACACACAGgtatacaaatgtaaaatacatatatctatatgtGGCGCAAACATGCACTGACGCATTCTCACAGCATATTACAAGAActagccccagccccagccccagccccagccccagccccagcacCCGactcacacctacatacattcTCTATTTCCGAATGTCAAATAAATAACCCTCTCCCTGACCTTAAACTGAACACTAACCCTAGCCTGAATCCGACTAGACACCCCAGCCAACCCACACCATATCCATTATAAACTGAAAAGAAGTTTAATTACGttgtacatatgtaaatgtacTATAGCATTTCTCTGATCATCCCGCAGACGGTTGTGATATAACATATAAAAcctcaagagttgtctcccttccactatatgtcgagggagggagggaggggtgGTAATACTTTGATACAACAAGTACACGACAAACAAATATACGTAGTTTCTTTCGAGATGCAGTGTAAAAGATGAGTGATAATACAAAGCATGACCCATCTTAGGCGGAGGGGGGCAATGGTAATCACTCTGTGTACCTATGATTTCGGTCTAACATACGGTTAGCTAGGGTTACGAATGAGGTACCTTGTGTTAGAAGGTGTTAAGACACCCAGTCCTTCGCGTTAAGAAACTTGCCTGTTGAAGACTTAATCTGAACAGTAGATCGACGGGTAGACCTGCGCATCCACTCGCAGACACCTGTAATTCCCTACTAGTACCGATGTGTGAATAcaaaataatgttgtttattcatctcagtctgtgtatgtatgtatgtatgtatgtatgtatgtatgtatgtatgtatgtatgtatgtatgtatgtatgtatgtatgtatgtatgtatgtatgtctgtctgtatgtctgtatgtctgtctgtctgtctgtatgtatgtctgtatgtatgtatgtatgtatgtatgtatgtctgtctgtatgtctgtatgtctgtatgtatgtatgtatgtatgtatgtatgtatgtctggctggctggctggctggctggctatccctccctccctccctccacaAGTTATTTATCTCtgatgctatgctatgctatgctatgctatgctatgctatgctatgctatgctatgctatgctatgctatgctatgctatgcagTAAAGAAGGAGGGAGCAAGGAATAAGGTTTGTAGGGTTATATATGCACGCATTTCTTTGATTTTCATCGAGTTttcaagcattcttttgtgagatttggtggtcctgaaaaggaccgttggaGAAGAAGGGTGGCAGAAAATTTACTTTCCAGCAGACTTCTGGGTCTTCTTGGGGAGAAGAACAGCTTGGATGTTGGGGAGGACACCACCCTGGGCGATGGTTACTCCGGACAGAAGCTTGTTCAATTCCTCGTCGTTCCTGATGGCCAGCTGCAGATGTCTGGGGATAATTCTGGTCTTCTTGTTGTCTCTGGCGGCGTTACCTGCCAACTCGAGAACCTCAGCGGCGAGGTATTCCAGAACGGCAGCCAGGTAGACTGGGGCTCCGGCACCCACGCGCTCGGCATAGTTGCCTTTACGGAGGAGACGATGGATACGTCCAACGGGGAACTGAAGTCCGGCCCGGGATGATCGGGACTTGGACTTGCCCTTTACTTTTCCGCCTTTACCACGTCCTGACATTGTCGCTTATTGTCTGTAGAGAGATGCAAAACGAATAGCGAGACGGTTTCTACAACCCTCCCTTTTATACTCAGCGCAAACCGGATCGAAATCCACGGCAGCGCGAGCGGGAGGTTGTcttctccgacgtccgcgcgCGCTATCGCCGCTGTTGGATTTCGATCCCATTTGTGGCCGTATATAAGCCTTCAGCCCTCGGCTGCCCCACATTATTCTAGCACTGCCTGAATAACTCAACATGCCACCCAAAGTTAGTTCTAAAGGAGCAAAGAAGGCCGGTAAGGCAAAGGCCGCCCGTGTCggcgacaagaagaagaagaggaggaggaaggaAAGTTACAGCATCTACATCTACAAGGTGTTGAAACAGGTCCACCCTGATACCGGTATCAGCAGCAAAGCTATGTCCATCATGAACAGCTTTGTCAACGATATCTTCGAGAGAATCGCCGCTGAGGCATCCCGTCTCGCCCATTACAACAAGCGATCCACCATCACCTCTCGGGAGATTCAAACTGCTGTCCGTCTCCTCCTCCCCGGTGAATTGGCCAAGCACGCCGTGTCTGAGGGCACCAAGGCTGTCACCAAGTACACCAGCTCCAAGTAAAAAGTTCATCAGAACTTATACTTACTtccaacggtccttttcaggaccacccaAATATCACAAAAGATCACTTGAAAACTTGATGAAAGCagtacatgaatgaatgaatgaatgaatgaatgaataagttAGTGCATGTCATCATACTAATAGCCACAAATTGGAAAACCCTACGAATCATGTAAAACAATGTATGATTTACCTCTAGCGTTCAAACTAAAATGTTAGGTTCATGTTACATTATTTCAACGCAATCACTTACCGTAAGTCAGTGAATGACAGATGCAGTAGTGTAGTGCAGTGCACAGTGACCTTTCGTTTCGTGTGCGCGCTTACCTCAGTCGGGTGAGATCGGGACGGGCTTGCCTTCCTTTCCTTTGCCGATGGGCGACGGTCGCACGGACGGGCCCGCGTCGTCGGGATGGAGAGTACACCATATCGAAAGCTTatctttgattgattgattgattgattgattgattgattgattgattgattgattgattgattgattatttacttacacacacacacacacacacacacacacacacacacacacaaatacacgcaTGTGTAATTCTTATTATTACTAATACATATAACACCTCTGACTCTTTTTTATaattttacacatacatgatgaaCGTCACTTGTCATAGGTATAAGTATCCCGAAATTCTAGCTGCATAAttatatacaaaataatgttCACATTGACTGGGTGACACCGGGGTGTGCGTTTGAACTAAGTATGGGTGTCTGACATTCTACAACGAATAATCAGAATATCTTATTTTCCCCTATGCTACATTATCATATAGTGTAGAAGTATACATGTTTGACAATTTAGAAACGCCATTCAATGGCTTACCGACTGCAAGGATGACGACTGCACTTGTTTCATGGTGTAGATAACTTGATATAGACTCGTGACTGGTTCATGACTCTTCTTattcaatacatattttacacagaACTACACATTCAATTATTCAATCCCAGATCACCATATCACTGAGAAGTAATTATGGGCGTTAATAAGTTATTTAGTGTATACTTAACTATAAACTAAACCCTTTTTACTTTTCACGCATTCTAATGAAAGACTGGATGCCCAGGACATTCTTTTTCTGAATTGTAATCAaagtgatatacatatatacatattatgacatcattgtgttttcATCACATGTTAAAAGTATTCTTTTGTGAAatttggtggtcctgaaaaggaccgttgagAGTGTTGGTGAAAACAAAGTTTTCAACCTCCGAATCCGTAGAGGGTACGTCCCTGGCGTTTCAAAGCGTAGACGACGTCCATGGCAGTGACAGTCTTCCTCTTTGCGTGCTCGGTGTAGGTGACGGCATCACGGATGACATTCTCAAGGAAAACCTTGAGGACACCACGGGTCTCTTCGTAGATCAGACCAGAGATACGTTTTACACCACCTCTTCTTGCCAGACGACGGATGGCGGGCTTGGTGATACCCTGGATGTTATCACGCAAAACCTTCCTGTGACGCTTAGCGCCCCCCTTTCCAAGACCTTTGCCTCCTTTACCACGACCAGACATGATTGCGCTGTGAGAAATACAGACTGAATGCCCTGCCAAGTGAAATGTGACATTATATAGGAGGCGCGCGGACCTCGGAGAAGACAAGAAAGCATTACATTTCGTGCTTTTACCCTTTCTACACGAAAACATAGGTTCTTACGTCTATATTTGTCACAGGCGGGTATTTCTTACCATTTTCTATTAGCCTGTatcagttttatgctgtttcGCAATGTCAATAGTAAGTTATCACAAGAAATCACACTATAATCACGTCTCGCCAGAGTGCATACACAACCATTTGCTGTACAAACTCGCTAACACAGACAGGAGCTTAACCGTACTACGGCGAACACAAACCCAGCCAATCAGGACCGCTGATTATAGACCAATCACTGGCTTCCCCGCGCAAGTCCGACTTCAAGAGAGCGAGCAGTAGACTTGTGCGACTCAGTTTCACTTGTGAATCGAGATGGCACGTACAAAGCAGACAGCCCGTAAATCCACCGGAGGAAAGGCTCCCCGTAAACAACTGGCCACCAAGGCCGCTCGTAAGAGCGCCCCGGCTACCGGAGGTGTAAAGAAACCTCACAGATACAGGCCCGGTACCGTCGCTCTTCGTGAGATCCGTCGTTACCAGAAGAGCACTGAGCTTTTGATCAGAAAGCTCCCCTTCCAGCGTCTGGTCCGTGAAATCGCCCAGGACTTCAAGACTGACCTTCGTTTCCAGTCTTCGGCCGTCATGGCTCTGCAGGAGGCTTCTGAGGCTTACCTTGTCGGTCTGTTTGAGGACACCAACTTGTGCGCCATCCACGCCAAGCGTGTCACCATCATGCCCAAGGACATCCAGCTGGCCCGCCGTATCCGTGGGGAGAGAGCTTAAACAGCAGTCTGCTCACAACCTTCataacggtccttttcaggaccaccaaatgtcacaaaagaatgcttgatCACATGATGAAAATGCTTACCAACAACACCAGCTATATGAATACTTATGGTTGTAATTAtagtaacaataataataataataataataataataataataataacaaccaCGATCAACATCACCACACAATCGACACACAGgtatacaaatgtaaaatacatatatctatatgtGGCGCAAACATGCACTGACGCATTCTCACAGCATATTACAAGAActagccccagccccagccccagccccagccccagccccagcacCCGactcacacctacatacattcTCTATTTCCGAATGTCAAATAAATAACCCTCTCCCTGACCTTAAACTGAACACTAACCCTAGCCTGAATCCGACTAGACACCCCAGCCAACCCACACCATATCCATTATAAACTGAAAAGAAGTTTAATTACGttgtacatatgtaaatgtacTATAGCATTTCTCTGATCATCCCGCAGACGGTTGTGATATAACATATAAAAcctcaagagttgtctcccttccactatatgtcgagggagggagggaggggtgGTAATACTTTGATACAACAAGTACACGACAAACAAATATACGTAGTTTCTTTCGAGATGCAGTGTAAAAGATGAGTGATAATACAAAGCATGACCCATCTTAGGCGGAGGGGGGCAATGGTAATCACTCTGTGTACCTATGATTTCGGTCTAACATACGGTTAGCTAGGGTTACGAATGAGGTACCTTGTGTTAGAAGGTGTTAAGACACCCAGTCCTTCGCGTTAAGAAACTTGCCTGTTGAAGACTTAATCTGAACAGTAGATCGACGGGTAGACCTGCGCATCCACTCGCAGACACCTGTAATTCCCTACTAGTACCGATGTGTGAATAcaaaataatgttgtttattcatctcagtctgtgtatgtatgtatgtatgtatgtatgtatgtatgtatgtatgtatgtatgtatgtatgtatgtatgtatgtatgtatgtatgtatgtatgtctgtctgtatgtctgtatgtctgtctgtctgtct encodes the following:
- the LOC137255860 gene encoding histone H3, with the translated sequence MARTKQTARKSTGGKAPRKQLATKAARKSAPATGGVKKPHRYRPGTVALREIRRYQKSTELLIRKLPFQRLVREIAQDFKTDLRFQSSAVMALQEASEAYLVGLFEDTNLCAIHAKRVTIMPKDIQLARRIRGERA
- the LOC137255872 gene encoding histone H2A encodes the protein MSGRGKGGKVKGKSKSRSSRAGLQFPVGRIHRLLRKGNYAERVGAGAPVYLAAVLEYLAAEVLELAGNAARDNKKTRIIPRHLQLAIRNDEELNKLLSGVTIAQGGVLPNIQAVLLPKKTQKSAGK
- the LOC137255950 gene encoding histone H2B, gonadal; this translates as MPPKVSSKGAKKAGKAKAARVGDKKKKRRRKESYSIYIYKVLKQVHPDTGISSKAMSIMNSFVNDIFERIAAEASRLAHYNKRSTITSREIQTAVRLLLPGELAKHAVSEGTKAVTKYTSSK
- the LOC137256404 gene encoding histone H4 translates to MSGRGKGGKGLGKGGAKRHRKVLRDNIQGITKPAIRRLARRGGVKRISGLIYEETRGVLKVFLENVIRDAVTYTEHAKRKTVTAMDVVYALKRQGRTLYGFGG